The Variovorax sp. PMC12 genome segment GGGCCCCGAACAGCCAGAAGAGAACCCGCGTCACTTCCCGCCTTGCGCAGGCACCGCGTCCGCCGGCACGTAGACCATGGTGCCGTCCTTCAGCCGCCAGGCCGTGCCGGCCTTCTCGCCGTCGCCCTGCCCCGTCGCGCCGCTGGCCTTGAAGCGCGTGAGCTTCTGGCCCTCGCGCGTGATGATCTCCATGTCGGGCTTGCCCTCGTTGCGGATGATCGTCACCTTGTCCTGCGCGAACGGGTTCATCGGGTTGTTGATGACCGCGATCATCAGCATGCCGATCACCACCATGAACACGTCGATCAGGTTGATGGTCGAGAGCACCGGATCGTCGTCGTCGCTGTCCAGGCTGCTCAGGATGGAGAACTGCCGCCGGCTCATGAGAGACGGTCCCGCGCGTCCAGCATCGTCACCAGTTCGCGCATGAGCCATCTACGGCGCACGGTGTAGACCACGAAAGTAATGGAGGCCGAAGCCAGCGCCACGATCACGCTGGCGAAAGCCGGCGCCAGGCTCTGCGCCACGCCCTGCGATTCACCGGAAGCCACGGCCACCAGCGCCGGGCCCATCGGGATCATGGTGGCGATCAGCCCCAGCATCGGCGCCACGCGGCTGCACAGCCGCACGCCTTCGAGTTGCTTGAGCACGACCAGCTCCATCTGCTCCTGGCTCGCGGCGGCGTGGCGTTGCAGCACCAGCGCTCGCAAAGGATCGCGGCGGCGCTGCACATACTCGATGCCGAAGGCACCGAGGCAATACACCGCATAGACGAAAGACAGCAGCACGCCCAGCGTCACCGGCCAGAGGAACAGGCGCGCAAGCTCGAAGAGAACGGTGTCGAAGGCCAGCATCAGGTCGGCTCCGTGGGAGAAGAAGGGTTGTCGAACAGGTCCGAAGCACGGCCCCAGCTTTCATCGAACACCAGCGACGCGAGCGGTTCGCGCGTCGCCCAGCGTTCGCGCTGCAGCATCGGCTCTTCGTAGAACTGGTGCACGGGCCCCAGGCACAGCAAGGCGATGGGCTCGGCACCTTCGGGCAGGCCGAGCAGCACCGACACCTCGGCCGGATCGAACAGCGACACCCAGCCCATGCCCAGCCCTTCGGCGCGCGCCGCGAGCCAGAGGTTCTGGATGGCGCATGAGGCCGAGGCCAGGTCCATCTGCGGCAGCGTGCGGCGGCCGAACACGTGCTTCTCGCGCCCGTCCGCCAGGGTCACCACGAGCAGTTCGGCGGCGTCGAGCAGGCCCTGCACCTTGAGCCGCATGAACTCGTCTTCGCGCTCGCCGAGCGCGCGGGCCGTGAGCACGCGTTCCTGTTCGACGACGCGGTGCAACTGCTGACGCAGCGCCTGGCCGCGAATGCGAATGAAGCGCCAGGGCTGCATGAAGCCGACGCTGGGCGCGTGGTGTGCCGCGTCGAGCAGCCTGCGCAACACCTCAGGCGCCACTTCCCCGCCTGCGAAATGACGCATGTCACGGCGTTCGTGAATGGCGCGGTAGACCGCCCGGGCTTCTTCCTTAGTGAAAGTCGGGGTGGTCACGTTGCTCTTTCGGGGTGGGTGCACAGGCCACCGGGTACTCCCCTCCGCGAATGTCCCCCGGCTTCGCCTCCTCCTTTATTTCGCTGCGGGGAGCACCCGGCGCCCTGTGCACATCGAGCGCCGCTCTCGTGCTGGCCGATCAACAAGTGCCCTGAACGCTCACGCTGGCGGGGTGCCTTGCGCAGCGAAATAAAGGAGGAGGCCGAAGGCCGGGGGACATTCGCGGAGCAAGGTACCCCGTCGGCGTGAGCGCGCCCCACGTCAGTCCTCGATCCCACGCTGCGCAGGAATCCCGGCCTTGAAAGCGTGCTTCACCAGAGTCATCTCGGTCACCGTATCGGCCAACTCGATGATCTCCGGCGGACAACGGCGCCCCGTCAGCGCCACGTGCACATGCCTGGGCCGGTCACGCAAAGTCTCGAGCACGCCCTCGAGCGGCAGCCAGCCGTAGATCAGCGGATACGTGATCTCGTCCAGCACCACGAGAAAAAACTCGCCCGACATGATCGCCGCCTTCGCCTTCTCCCAGCCGTCGCGCGCAAGCTGGCCCGAGCGCTCCAGGTCCTGGCTCTTCCAGCTGAAACCGTCGCCCAGCCCCTCGATCGGAATGCCGATCTCCTCGAACATCCGGTGCTCGCCGAATCGGGCACTCGGCACCTTCATGAACTGGTAGATCTTCACCGCCTTGCCACGGCCATGTGCACGCAACGCGAGGCCGAAGGCCGCCGTGCTCTTGCCCTTGCCGTCGCCGGTGTTGACGATGACGATGCCTCGGCGCTCGCCCTCGGGTTTCTCGTAAGGCTTCTCGCTGGGGGGTGTTTCGATCTGCATGATTCTTCGGTTCGTGTGTGGGTTACTGCGGCAGCGCGATCCACTGGTCCGCGACGCGGTGCACGCGAATGCGTTGGTCGAACACCTTTTCCAGCGCCGCATGGGTGGCCGGGTCGCCGCAGGTGCCGTGGTGCACCACGCGGCCGTGGTTCATCACCACCAGTTCGTCGGCGGCCAGCGCCATCGGCAATTCGTGCAGCACGCTGACCACGGTCTTGCCCTGGGCGACGAGGGCGCGCACGGTCTGCATCCAGTCGGCCTGGTGCGGCGGGTCGAGGTTGGCGAGCGGCTCGTCCATCAGCAGCAGATCGGCCTCGACCGCGAGCGCACGCGCCAGCAGCACGCGCTGGCGCTCGCCGCCGGAGAGCTGGCCAAGCGGGCGGTCGCGCCAGTCCCAGGCCTGGGTGGTGCGCAGCGCGCGCTCCACCGCGTCTCGGTCGGCCGCGCTGGGCGCTGCCAGCCAGCGCTGGTGCGGCAGCCGGCCGAGCATGGCGATGTCGTAGACCATCAGGTCGTCGGCGCTGCCCTCGCCCGTGCCGCTCTGGCCGAGCCAAGACAAGCGCTGAGCCCGCAGGCGCGCCGGAATCTTCGCCTGCGGCTCGCCGAACAGCCGCACCTCGCCACGGTGCGCGAGCAGCCCCGCCAGCGCCTTGAGCAAGGTCGACTTGCCCGCGCCGTTCGGCCCGACGATGCTGGTCCAGCGGCCGGACGCGAGCGCCAGGTCGATGCCGTGCAGCACCTCGGCGGCGCCGAGGGTGGCGCTCAGGCGGCGCGCTTCGAGCGCCGGTGCGTTGTTCATGCCACGCCCCCGCGGGCGCTGCGCCGGTGCATCAGCCAGAGCAGGTAGCTGCCGCCCAGCACCGCCGTGAGCACGCCCACCGGCAGTTCCTGCGGCGCGATCAGCCAGCGCGCCAGCAGGTCGGCCGACATCAGCAGCAAGCCGCCCATCAGCGCCGACAACAGGATGAGCCGCGCATGCGTGGTTTTCACCATCGAGCGCACCAGGTGCGGCGCCGCCAGGCCGACGAAGGCGATCAGCCCGGTCTGAGCCACGGCCGCGCCTGTCGCCAGCGCGAGCACAACCACCAGCGCCGCGCGCATCGCGCCCAGCGGCAGGCCCAGGCTGCGCGCCGTGGCCTCGCCCAGCGCCAGCCCGTCGAGCACTGGCGCCAGCGCCCAGCCGAGCAGCAGGCACACCGCGCCGACCATCGCCATCACCGCGCAGGCGCTCCAGCCGACCAGCCCGGTGCTGCCGAGGATGAAGCCCTGGATGGCCTGGAGAATGTCGGC includes the following:
- a CDS encoding ABC transporter ATP-binding protein translates to MNNAPALEARRLSATLGAAEVLHGIDLALASGRWTSIVGPNGAGKSTLLKALAGLLAHRGEVRLFGEPQAKIPARLRAQRLSWLGQSGTGEGSADDLMVYDIAMLGRLPHQRWLAAPSAADRDAVERALRTTQAWDWRDRPLGQLSGGERQRVLLARALAVEADLLLMDEPLANLDPPHQADWMQTVRALVAQGKTVVSVLHELPMALAADELVVMNHGRVVHHGTCGDPATHAALEKVFDQRIRVHRVADQWIALPQ
- the bluB gene encoding 5,6-dimethylbenzimidazole synthase, encoding MTTPTFTKEEARAVYRAIHERRDMRHFAGGEVAPEVLRRLLDAAHHAPSVGFMQPWRFIRIRGQALRQQLHRVVEQERVLTARALGEREDEFMRLKVQGLLDAAELLVVTLADGREKHVFGRRTLPQMDLASASCAIQNLWLAARAEGLGMGWVSLFDPAEVSVLLGLPEGAEPIALLCLGPVHQFYEEPMLQRERWATREPLASLVFDESWGRASDLFDNPSSPTEPT
- the cobO gene encoding cob(I)yrinic acid a,c-diamide adenosyltransferase, which translates into the protein MQIETPPSEKPYEKPEGERRGIVIVNTGDGKGKSTAAFGLALRAHGRGKAVKIYQFMKVPSARFGEHRMFEEIGIPIEGLGDGFSWKSQDLERSGQLARDGWEKAKAAIMSGEFFLVVLDEITYPLIYGWLPLEGVLETLRDRPRHVHVALTGRRCPPEIIELADTVTEMTLVKHAFKAGIPAQRGIED
- a CDS encoding DUF2149 domain-containing protein codes for the protein MSRRQFSILSSLDSDDDDPVLSTINLIDVFMVVIGMLMIAVINNPMNPFAQDKVTIIRNEGKPDMEIITREGQKLTRFKASGATGQGDGEKAGTAWRLKDGTMVYVPADAVPAQGGK
- a CDS encoding MotA/TolQ/ExbB proton channel family protein; the encoded protein is MLAFDTVLFELARLFLWPVTLGVLLSFVYAVYCLGAFGIEYVQRRRDPLRALVLQRHAAASQEQMELVVLKQLEGVRLCSRVAPMLGLIATMIPMGPALVAVASGESQGVAQSLAPAFASVIVALASASITFVVYTVRRRWLMRELVTMLDARDRLS